The genomic DNA CCTTGGGGATTCTCGGATGGTTGATGAAGTCGTCCACGCCGGCGGAGCGGGAGAACATCGCCTTCAGATTGGGCAGGTCCGGCAGGACGCCAAAATCGGGCCGCATGAAGGCAAGATACTCGATATCTGCCGGATCGCCGATATCGGGCCATATCCGGACCTCCATTCCGGGCATCTGCCGGGCGATAGTGTCAATCCACTCCGCCGCGTTGCCGATCATCCTGTCCAGATTGACGATAAGTAACGCCATGCCATCCCCCAAAGATTTGATACCGCCATCCGCCGACGTTACGCGTGCGGACCGGGCGTGTCAGTCAGATTATGGCAGGCCGCCTTGAATCCTGTAATGGAAACCAGAATCGAGCTGACGGCGCGTTATTGCCCAAGCGCGGCAATTCCCGCGACGGCGCAATCCTCGTCCTCCTGCGCGGTGCCGCCGCCGACGCCGCAGGCGCCGATGACCCTTCCGTCGCGGAAGACCGGCATCGCCCCCTGACCGAAGATCATGTGATCGCCTTCCGCCACGCGGATGCCGATCAGGGTCGGATGACCGGCGCGTTCCTGCAACTCGGCGCTTGAGCGGCCGAAGGCGGCGGAAGCGATGGCCTTGCCCTGGCTGCCATACATCCCCGCCCAGGTGGTGTTATCCATGCGCTGGAAGACGATCAGCCGCCCGCCGCTGTCCACCACGGCGACATTGATGCCGATGCCCAGTGCTTCGGCCTTCGCGATTGCCGCATCGGCGATCCGGTTGGCTTCCTTGCGTGTCAGTGACATGGCGTCCTCTCCCTCGTTGCGCTTTTCCCGTGTCAGCTGCGGACGCGGCCTTCCTCGTGCCAGGCGATCTGTTCCGCATAGCCGGTATTGTAGCTTTCGATGCTCTTGTCGTATTCGGCCTGGTTCGCGGCCGCATCCGCGCCGGGATGCGGCTCCAGCTCGAAATTCCCATAGCGGTCCGCGCCCCGCACCAGCATCGCGCGCTGCCGCGTCGTGCCGATATGCCGGGTGCTGGCGGGAATATAGCTGATGCCGTAGCCGATGCGCCGGTCATCCGATTCGTTCGGCGGGGAACTGTGGATACACAGCGTGTGATGCAGCGAGAATTCGCCGGCATTCAGCATGCCGCGCACGCCGGATTCGCGGTCGAAATCCTCGACGATGGTCTGGCCGCCGCCATTCATGCTGTTCGGGTCGGCCTTCGCCTTGTGGTGATACAGCCGCGGCGCGCCGTTTTCCGGAATGAAGGTCATGCAGCCCGATACCGCCGAGGCTTCGCTCAGCGCCACCCAGGCGGTGACGTGGTCATGCGGGCGCAGGCCGAAATAGGTCGCGTCCTGGTGCCACAGGGTGACCGCCGGGGTCTTCGGTTCCTTGATGAAAAACGTGCTCGTCCAGACCAGGATGTCCGGGCCGATCAGGGCTTGCACCGCATCCAGGATCGCGGGATGGGTGACGATGCCATGCGCCCAGGGCAACTTCACATGCAGCTTGTAGCGGGCGGCGCGGCCAAGTTCAGTCAGCTTGCCGCCCATGGCGGCCTCGTAGGCTTCCAGGTCCGCCCGTGCCCGGCGCGCGTGTTCCGCACCGATACCGGCCACGGGAAAATAAAAACCGTCATGACGGTATCCCGCAACCTGTTCCGCCGTCAGTACGCTGGTCATGGATTGCCTCCCGACGCTGTCGTCCGATAGGCCAAGTATCGGCGAGGCCGGCGCGTCGACGCAAGCCCCGCGCTGGGCGGCGCGGGCGAAGGCGTTTAACATGGCCACCGGAATGAGCGTCCGCGCGATGACGGGCGGCGTAATCGAGGAGAAAATAATGACCGAGAAGAAAATGCAGTTCGGCGTGATGCAGCGCGGCGTGTTCGACTGGAACGACGACATGCCGGCCCGGTTCGAGGAGTTGATGGAGCAGGCCCGGGTTCTCAACCGGCTCGGCTATGATTCGATCACCAAGGGCTCGCATTTTTCCTCCTATCCGCACCGGGAGATGACGCAGATTCCCTATCTCTGCCGGGTCATGGCGGAGGCGCCGGACATGCGGCTGAACGCGGGCATCGTGCTGCTGACCCTGCACAACCCGCTGGAGGTGGCGGAGACGTTCGCGACCATGGACCTGATGTCCGGCGGGCGCATGATCTTCGGCTGTGCGCTCGGCTACCGGGATGTGGAGTACAAGGCCTTCGGCGTGAAGAAGGGCGAAGGCGTGAAGGGATTCGAGCAGAACCTGGAAGCGATCAGGCGGCTGTGGACCGAGGAAAGCGTCACCATGAAGGGCGACAGGTTCGAGCTGGACAATGCGGGCATTTCCTCGCCGCTGCAGCAGGACCCGCACCCGCCGGTCTGGATCGGCGCGAATGCGGACAACGCGATCCGCCGCGCCGCGCGGCTGGGCGATTGCTGGTACCTGAATCCGCACCAGAAAATGGAAACCTTCCGGCGCCAGATGGATATCTACCGGGAGGAACTGGACCGGGTCGGCAAGCCCTTCCCGAAGGAACTGCCGATGCGGCGCGAGGTGTTCTGCGCCCGCACCCATGACGAGGCGGTGAAGGTCGCCGGGCCGTATATCAAGTCCATGTATGACGTCTATGCCGAATGGGGACAGGACAAGGCGATGGCGGCGGGCGACCGCGACATCACCCAGGATTACGAGGAACTGGCCCGCGACCGCTTCATCGTCGGCGACCCGGACGAGGTGGCGGAGGAAATGCTGCGCTACAACGAAGTGCTGGGCGTGAACCACATCATCATGAGCGTGCAGGGCATCGGCATGCCGCAGGGGCAGGTGCTCGATTCCTTTCATCTGATGGCGGAGGAAGTCTTCCCGAAAGTGCAGAAGGGCATGCCGTAAGGGAAGCAGAAGGGCATGCCGTAAGGGAAAAAGGGGCCGGTTACCCCTTCGGCATCTCCGCCAGCAGCCGGCCCAGCCCCGGCATCCTGTCGGTGATGCCGAGCAGGTTCATGCTGGCCCAGACCAGCGCCGGGTTGGTGGCGATCACGGGCTTGCCGAACTGTTTTTCCCAGCCCTCGATATGCGGCATGGTCTGGAAGTTGCCGCCAGGGACGATAAAGGCCTCGACCTCCGGCGAATCCAGCCGCTCGAAGGCCGCGGTCGCATTTTCGGCGCCGAGGCTGAAAATCGCATAGGCGTCGGTCGCCTGGAAGGCTTCCAGCGCCGCGGCCTCCAGCCCGAAGCCGGTCCTGTAGTATGCCGCCGCGCGCTCGATCACCTCGGTCGAATAGGGGGTGACGATGGCGACCCGCTTGACTCCCAGCGCTTTGGCCGCGGCCCCGATGGCCTCCGCCGAGGTCAGGGCCGGAATGCCGGAATTGTCGGTGATCAGCGTCTTCACCCGCGCGTCATAGCCATCCTCGAACAGGCTGGCGGAGGTCTGGATCAGACCGATCACCTCGACCCTGGCCTTGCCCAGCATCTTCGACTGATAGGCGACGTCTTCATCCTTGCTGGGATGGAAGGGCGAACCGCCGCCCTTGTCGCAGCGCGCATAGTGGAACTGCAGCACATCCTGCGGCAGCCGGCTGTATTCGGTTTCGATGGTCGTGTTGGTCGCCGGCAGCAGCGCCCCGATATGCCGCGTCATGGTCTGGTCCCCCTGAAGTGTTCCATAATTGCGCCAACTATGGAGGATCGGGCCGCGCCGGCCAAGAGGGACCTGCCGCCGCGTCCATCACACGAATCAGACCGGAACGCCCGTCAGCGGCCCCCGACCGAGATTGTTTTCGACCTGCGTCACACCGGGCAAGGCCTTCGCCGCCCGCTCGGCCGCTTCGGCTTCCTCCGCGTTTTCGACCACGCCCCATAGCCTTACCCTGCCATCGGAAACCATGACATTGACCAGAACCGTATCCAGTTCGTGCTCGTCCAGCAGCATCTGCTGCAGTTTATCGCGCATTTCCCGGTCCTTTGCGGCACCCGGATCGTGCCGTTCGACGATCGCGCCGGCAAGGCCGTGCAGCAGATTGGCGCGACTGACGATCCCGACCAGTTTTCCGCCGTCGACCACCGGGACGCGCTTTATGTGATGTCGTTCCAGAAGCCCGGCGATTTCGGTCGCCTGCATTTCCGGATCAACGGTAAATACGTTCCGCGTCATGACCGAACCAACCGTACGGCCGTGCGATTTTTCGAAATCAACGGTTTTCCCCGCGAACACAGCCTCCAGCCACCAGGGCCGATTGAGCGGGCTTCGCGCGTCGCCTTCCGGCCGCAGCAGGTCGCCTTCGCTCACGATACCGATGACCTTCCTGTCCTGGTCGACAACCGGGACCGCACTGATCCGGTGTTGCAGCAGCAGCGACACGACTTCATGCACCGCCGTATCCTCGGTAACCGAAATGACATTGACCGTCATGATATCCTTGGCCTGCATGGCAGAACTCCCTTTCCTCGTGGAATTGCGACCAGAATGCGCCTTACGATGCGCACGCCGCCTTGACTTGAATCAACGGTGTATTTGCCGCCGGGTTCCTGTGAACGTATTCACGGGACCCTTTTGGATAAATTCGCGTTACAATGAGGCGCCGATACCGCTGTAACACAGGCGATCCATCGGCGCAGGAGGATCCGGAGATGCATTTCGAAGATTATACCCCACTGTTTCAGGAACAGGTTCTGGCGCTGGCCGACCGCATTTCGGGCAAGGGTTATTTCCCGAACCCGTCGGCGATTTCGAAAGGGCCGAATGCCTATATGGTGCTGTGCCTGTCGGATGACGACGAACTCATCGGCTTCGCGCATGGCACCGTGTTGAAGAAGAACACGCTGGCAGAATTCCTCGATAACCGGGTAACGGACTTTCCGGACGACCTGCGCAAGGCGGATGAGGAAGGCACCATCGGCGTGATCCAGACAGTCGGCGTGCTGCCCGAATACCGGGGCGAGCGAATCGGCTCGAAACTGCTGACCATCGTGCATGACAAGCTGGTCGGGCTGGGCGGCGACAAGCTGATCGCCACCTTCAAGCGCGGGCCCGGCTCCACCAATATCGAGGGCGTGATGGAACGCCTGGGATTCGAATTCTGGACCCGGCAGGACAGCTACTGGCGCGAACAATGCGACCGCGGCGAATTTCTGTGCGCACAGCGCACCGACAAATGCAATTGCCAGGCGCTGTTCTTCCGCAAGGCGGTTTACTAGATCAGATCGTGTCTGTCTGGAATCGCCAGAGGCGATCCAACCAACATGTGAATCTGATTTATCTTATTGAAGATATAGCATCTTATCTCTCCCGGTGCTCGCGCAGAAACGCGGCGACCGCGGTGTTGAAGGCATCCGGGCGTTCGATGTTGCAGATATGGCTGGCGCCTTCGATGACATGGTGGCGGGCGTTCGGTATTTCGGTCGCCAGTTGCGCCATGATCTCGCGCGGCCCGCCGCCGCGGTCCTCGCCGCCGCCAATCAGGAGAGTCGGCGCGCTGATGCCGCCGATGCCCGCACGGTAGTCGAGGCCCAGGAACGCCGCGATAAAACCGCGAAAGCCGGCTTCGGTCGTGCGCAGGAACATACGGCGCACCGCCTCTATTGTCTCGGGATTTTCGCGACGGAAAGGCTCGGTAAACCAGCGCTCGACGGTCGCCGCGCCCAGACCCTCCATGCCGGTCTCTTCCACCATCGTGAGGCGTTGGCGCCAGTTGGCGGCAAATTCTTCGGTCATGACCGCCCGGCAGCAGCACGGCACCAGGCTGATGGTGCGACGCGGATGGCCGATTGCGATGCCGAAGGCGGTCGAGCCGCCGAATCCCAGTCCGACGACATGCGACCGCTTGATGGCGAGCGCATCCCACAGTCCGGCAACGTCTCCGACGGCATCGTCGAAGGAATACGGCCCCGTCGGCGTATCGCTTCCGGCATGACCGCGCGGGTCGTAACGCAATATCCGGAAATCCTGCGCCAGCGCCGGCGCCAGCGCGTCCCAGAAGGTCAGGTCATTGCCGATGCCGGGCACCAGAGTCACCCAGTCACCGACCGAGTTGCCGTCGATACGGCAGTTGATGGTGATGCCGTTCGCCTTGACCTTCATGGCTGCTGTTTCTCCGGAAATCGATGTTGGGCTACACTGATGGCGGGAACGAATCGCAGGGCCGGCCCCACAAGGCAAGGCCCCAGGCAGGCTGAGGGGGAAAACAGATGCCGATTATAGACGCGCAAATCCATCTCTGGCGCAAGGGGATCGGGACGCCGCCCCATCAGACGGCGCCCTATCTGGTCGAGGACGCCATCCGCGACATGGACGCGGCGGGCATCGACGGCGCTGTCATCCATCCGCCCGCGAGCTGGGACCCGGATTCCAACGAACAGGCGGTCGAGGCCGTGCAGGCCTTTCCCGACCGTTTCCGGATCCTCGCCTACCCGCCGCTCGACCGGCCGGAGAGTCCGACCTTCATCAGAACCTGGAAAGACCGTCCCGGCGTACTGGGTTTCCGGTTCTATTTCAACAAGCCGGCAAACCGGAACTGGCCGGTGGACGGCACGCTGGACTGGCTGTGGCCCGCCGCGGAGGAAGCCGGCATGCCGCTGGCCCTGCTGGCCGGCGACTGGATGCCGCAGTTGGGCGAAATTGCGGAACGCCACCCGGGACTGAAGCTGATGGTGGACCATATGGGCGCGCTGCGGGGCGCGAAGGGCGATGCGGCGTTTCCGAAGATGAACGAGCTGACGGCGCTGTCGCGTTTTCCCAATGTCGCGGTCAAGCTGACGGGCGGTCCGTTCTACGCGGATGACGCATATCCCTTCAAGAGCCTGCACAAACACTACCGCGCCATGTATGACGCCTTCGGCCCGGACCGGCTGTTCTGGGGCACCGACATCACGAAGATGCCCTGCTCGTGGCGGCAATGCGTGACGCACTTCCAGGAGATCGACTGGCTTACCGACGCCGACAAGAAGCGGATCATGGGCGAGGCCCTGTGCGACTGGATCGACTGGCGGCGATAACGCCCACGATTGGGACAGCCGCACGCCCGGAGCTTATTGCGGGAGTCGGCCTGTGCGGCGTGGCGTGCTACGATCTACCGTCAGGCGATGCCTGGCAATTGAACGCAAGCAAAGGAAAAAATCATGGCAGACAGAATCAGGGTGGGAATTGTCGGGGCGACCGTGACGCCGGGCGGTAGCGGCTGGGGCGCCAATGCGCATGTGCCGGCATTGCAGGCCTTGCCGGGCTACGAGCTGAAGGCCGTTTGCACCGCGCATGAAGAGACCGCGAAAGCCTCGGCGGCGAAGTTCGGCGCCGGGCTCGCCTTCAGCGATATGAACGAGATGGTCGCGCATCCGGAAATCGACCTTGTCGCGGTCGTTGTGCGCGTGCCGCTGCACAAGCAACTGGTCATGGCGGCGATAAAGGCGAAGAAGCCCGTATGCTGCGAATGGCCGCTGGGGGCCGACCTGGCGGATGCGACGGCAATGGCTGACGGCGCAAAAGCGGCCGGGGTAAAGACGCTGGTCGGGCTGCAGGGGCGAAGTGATCCGGCGATAATGTATGCCTGCGACATTGTCGCCAATGGCGATATCGGGGACATCGTGACCGCCAACCTGAAGGTGATGGTCAATTCGATCCCCACGCGCGGCGATGGCCGCATCTGGCAGGGAATCCGCAAGAACGGCGCGAACCCGATGACCATCCCGGGCGGGCATTCCATCGATGCCTTGTGCCATATCCTGGGCGAATTCGCCGAGATCAGCGCGCGGGTAACGACGCGTATCACGATGTGGAAGCATGAAGTGACGGGGGCGGATTTCCCCGTTGACGCGCCGGATACCGTCACCGCCGCGGGCGTACTGAAAAGCGGTGCGGAAGTGGCCTATCAGGTGGCCAGCGTGCCCCAGAACGCAAGCGGCATCTGCATGGAGATCTACGGCCGCAAGGGAACCCTGGTGCTGACATCCAATTCGCTCAACATCGGGCCGACAAAACTTCACATGGCCGTCGGCAGCGGGACTTTGGCGGAAGTAACCCCGCCGGCCCACTATACGGTGATTCCGGCGGGCCTGGCGTCCGATCCGGGCAGGAACGTCGCGCAGGCCTATGCCCGCTTTGCCGGCGCGTTGCAGTCGGGGAAGGCGGACACGCCCGATTTCAGCGACGCCATCGTGCGCCATGCGCTTATCGACGCCATGGAGCGGTCGCACCGGGACGGCAAGGTCATCAAGCTGACCTGAAACGAATCAATGGAAAAAGCGGATTCAAACGGTCGGTTGGATCGCCACATGCGATTCCAACCGACCGCGATCCGGGCTAACCCGCAACCGCGCCGGATTTTCGCAGCGCGGCGATCCGGTCCGCGGAAATGCCCCAGTCGGCCAGCGCCTCATCCGTATGCTGACCCGGCGTCGAGGGCGGTCGCTGGATCTTGCCCGGTGTGCGGCTGAACCGCGGCGCCGGGCCCGGCTGCACGATACCGGCGTTGGTGATGAAGGTTTCGCGCGCCACGTTGTGGGGATGCGACGGAGCTTCACCCATGCTCAGCACCGGGGCGAAACAGATATCGGTGCCTTCCATGATCGCGCACCATTCGTCGCGGGTCCTTGTCAGGAAAATCGC from Alphaproteobacteria bacterium includes the following:
- a CDS encoding amidohydrolase family protein, which produces MPIIDAQIHLWRKGIGTPPHQTAPYLVEDAIRDMDAAGIDGAVIHPPASWDPDSNEQAVEAVQAFPDRFRILAYPPLDRPESPTFIRTWKDRPGVLGFRFYFNKPANRNWPVDGTLDWLWPAAEEAGMPLALLAGDWMPQLGEIAERHPGLKLMVDHMGALRGAKGDAAFPKMNELTALSRFPNVAVKLTGGPFYADDAYPFKSLHKHYRAMYDAFGPDRLFWGTDITKMPCSWRQCVTHFQEIDWLTDADKKRIMGEALCDWIDWRR
- a CDS encoding alpha/beta fold hydrolase, which gives rise to MKVKANGITINCRIDGNSVGDWVTLVPGIGNDLTFWDALAPALAQDFRILRYDPRGHAGSDTPTGPYSFDDAVGDVAGLWDALAIKRSHVVGLGFGGSTAFGIAIGHPRRTISLVPCCCRAVMTEEFAANWRQRLTMVEETGMEGLGAATVERWFTEPFRRENPETIEAVRRMFLRTTEAGFRGFIAAFLGLDYRAGIGGISAPTLLIGGGEDRGGGPREIMAQLATEIPNARHHVIEGASHICNIERPDAFNTAVAAFLREHRER
- a CDS encoding CBS domain-containing protein; protein product: MQAKDIMTVNVISVTEDTAVHEVVSLLLQHRISAVPVVDQDRKVIGIVSEGDLLRPEGDARSPLNRPWWLEAVFAGKTVDFEKSHGRTVGSVMTRNVFTVDPEMQATEIAGLLERHHIKRVPVVDGGKLVGIVSRANLLHGLAGAIVERHDPGAAKDREMRDKLQQMLLDEHELDTVLVNVMVSDGRVRLWGVVENAEEAEAAERAAKALPGVTQVENNLGRGPLTGVPV
- a CDS encoding GNAT family N-acetyltransferase, with translation MHFEDYTPLFQEQVLALADRISGKGYFPNPSAISKGPNAYMVLCLSDDDELIGFAHGTVLKKNTLAEFLDNRVTDFPDDLRKADEEGTIGVIQTVGVLPEYRGERIGSKLLTIVHDKLVGLGGDKLIATFKRGPGSTNIEGVMERLGFEFWTRQDSYWREQCDRGEFLCAQRTDKCNCQALFFRKAVY
- a CDS encoding phytanoyl-CoA dioxygenase family protein codes for the protein MTSVLTAEQVAGYRHDGFYFPVAGIGAEHARRARADLEAYEAAMGGKLTELGRAARYKLHVKLPWAHGIVTHPAILDAVQALIGPDILVWTSTFFIKEPKTPAVTLWHQDATYFGLRPHDHVTAWVALSEASAVSGCMTFIPENGAPRLYHHKAKADPNSMNGGGQTIVEDFDRESGVRGMLNAGEFSLHHTLCIHSSPPNESDDRRIGYGISYIPASTRHIGTTRQRAMLVRGADRYGNFELEPHPGADAAANQAEYDKSIESYNTGYAEQIAWHEEGRVRS
- a CDS encoding Gfo/Idh/MocA family oxidoreductase gives rise to the protein MADRIRVGIVGATVTPGGSGWGANAHVPALQALPGYELKAVCTAHEETAKASAAKFGAGLAFSDMNEMVAHPEIDLVAVVVRVPLHKQLVMAAIKAKKPVCCEWPLGADLADATAMADGAKAAGVKTLVGLQGRSDPAIMYACDIVANGDIGDIVTANLKVMVNSIPTRGDGRIWQGIRKNGANPMTIPGGHSIDALCHILGEFAEISARVTTRITMWKHEVTGADFPVDAPDTVTAAGVLKSGAEVAYQVASVPQNASGICMEIYGRKGTLVLTSNSLNIGPTKLHMAVGSGTLAEVTPPAHYTVIPAGLASDPGRNVAQAYARFAGALQSGKADTPDFSDAIVRHALIDAMERSHRDGKVIKLT
- a CDS encoding LLM class flavin-dependent oxidoreductase, which encodes MTEKKMQFGVMQRGVFDWNDDMPARFEELMEQARVLNRLGYDSITKGSHFSSYPHREMTQIPYLCRVMAEAPDMRLNAGIVLLTLHNPLEVAETFATMDLMSGGRMIFGCALGYRDVEYKAFGVKKGEGVKGFEQNLEAIRRLWTEESVTMKGDRFELDNAGISSPLQQDPHPPVWIGANADNAIRRAARLGDCWYLNPHQKMETFRRQMDIYREELDRVGKPFPKELPMRREVFCARTHDEAVKVAGPYIKSMYDVYAEWGQDKAMAAGDRDITQDYEELARDRFIVGDPDEVAEEMLRYNEVLGVNHIIMSVQGIGMPQGQVLDSFHLMAEEVFPKVQKGMP
- a CDS encoding heme-binding protein, with protein sequence MSLTRKEANRIADAAIAKAEALGIGINVAVVDSGGRLIVFQRMDNTTWAGMYGSQGKAIASAAFGRSSAELQERAGHPTLIGIRVAEGDHMIFGQGAMPVFRDGRVIGACGVGGGTAQEDEDCAVAGIAALGQ